One genomic region from Natrinema caseinilyticum encodes:
- a CDS encoding 50S ribosomal protein L15e has translation MARSFYSHIKDAWKDPDDGKLGELQWQRKQEWRKQGAIERIDRPTRLDKARELGYKAKQGIIVARVSVRKGTARKQRHKAGRRSKRQGVNRIGRRKNIQRIGEERVSRKYPNLRVLNSYWVGEDGSQKWFEVILVDPDHPAIQNDDDLNWICSDDHQNRAFRGLTNAGKANRGLNNRGKGAEKVRPSNTGGRGRAK, from the coding sequence ATGGCACGAAGCTTCTATTCCCACATCAAAGACGCATGGAAGGACCCCGACGACGGCAAACTCGGGGAATTGCAGTGGCAGCGCAAGCAGGAGTGGCGCAAACAGGGCGCGATCGAACGGATCGATCGACCGACGCGACTCGACAAGGCACGCGAACTCGGCTACAAGGCGAAACAGGGTATCATCGTCGCCCGGGTATCGGTTCGCAAAGGGACTGCCCGAAAGCAGCGACACAAGGCCGGTCGACGCTCGAAGCGCCAGGGCGTCAACCGCATCGGACGACGCAAGAACATCCAGCGCATCGGTGAGGAGCGCGTCTCTCGAAAGTACCCCAACCTGCGGGTGCTCAACAGCTACTGGGTCGGTGAAGACGGCAGCCAGAAGTGGTTCGAAGTGATCCTCGTCGATCCGGATCACCCCGCCATTCAGAACGACGACGATCTCAACTGGATCTGCAGCGACGACCATCAGAACCGCGCGTTCCGCGGACTCACCAATGCCGGGAAGGCCAACCGCGGCCTCAACAACCGCGGCAAAGGCGCCGAAAAGGTCCGTCCGTCCAACACCGGCGGTCGTGGCCGCGCCAAGTAA
- a CDS encoding class I SAM-dependent methyltransferase yields the protein MREFSESYLSRTRDGMWDDSRTALEPLALDSRARILDVGCGTGELSRVLAAESAGDVIGCDVDIDLLATAGEHVPVVAGDALTLPFPDDAFDLVVCQALLINLPDPATALAEFARVSSDLVAAVEPNNAAVAIDSSVDAEDRLERRARQAYLDGVDTDVTLGADACSAFEAVGLEALETRRYDHVRTIEPPYSESALVAARRKATGAGLSDDRRTMLSGTLTEAEYDDLRGSWREMGRAVVEQMEARQYHREEAIPFFVTVGRVDSRRE from the coding sequence GTGCGAGAGTTTTCCGAATCGTACCTCAGCCGGACGCGCGACGGGATGTGGGACGACTCCCGGACTGCCCTCGAGCCGCTGGCCCTCGATTCGCGCGCGCGAATTTTGGACGTGGGCTGTGGGACCGGCGAGTTGAGCCGCGTCCTCGCGGCCGAATCCGCGGGCGACGTGATCGGATGCGACGTCGATATCGACCTGCTCGCGACCGCCGGTGAGCACGTCCCTGTCGTAGCCGGCGACGCCCTGACGTTGCCGTTTCCCGACGACGCGTTCGATCTGGTCGTCTGTCAGGCGCTGTTGATCAACTTGCCCGACCCAGCGACTGCGCTGGCCGAGTTCGCCCGCGTCTCGAGTGATCTCGTCGCGGCCGTCGAACCGAACAACGCCGCGGTCGCGATCGACTCGAGCGTCGACGCGGAAGACAGACTCGAGCGCCGAGCGAGGCAGGCCTACCTCGACGGCGTCGACACGGACGTCACGCTCGGCGCCGACGCCTGCAGTGCCTTCGAGGCGGTGGGCCTCGAAGCGCTCGAGACTCGTCGGTACGATCACGTCCGAACGATCGAACCACCCTACAGTGAGTCGGCGCTGGTTGCAGCCCGGCGGAAAGCGACCGGGGCGGGACTTTCCGACGACCGTCGGACGATGCTGTCGGGGACGCTAACCGAGGCCGAGTACGATGACCTCCGGGGTTCGTGGCGGGAGATGGGACGCGCCGTCGTCGAGCAGATGGAAGCGCGGCAGTATCATCGCGAGGAGGCGATTCCCTTCTTCGTCACCGTCGGCCGGGTCGACTCCCGTCGCGAATGA
- a CDS encoding MFS transporter codes for MSETEPITQGIREHLGQFSLHVLLVFATGLTIGSERAVVPVLGRDVLGVESFLVIGSFVVSFGFVKALLNLYAGKWGEEYGRKPVLVLGWATALPLPVILVFAPSWGWITVGNVLLGINQALTWSMAINAKIDLAGPDQRGLAVGIDEAFGYTGVAVGAWITGVIAGRSGLRPEPFYFLAVVVVLAFLISIFLITETVQYAQAEGDEDHHDADLPFDEVLKRATYGDRTLFAAAQAGHVENFVDTLFWIAVPLYLTSQGVGIATVGVVVGVHSAMYFLQIATGGLADRIGRRPPVIWGMFLAGAGVLGMVLVDGYRPWVVLAGASGLGMALLYPNLMTVPSDAAHPSWRASGMGVYRMWRDAGYGVGAILIGLSMEFVSLEAAFYATAFLMFLSGGVVYVWMEETHPDFGTHEPPAPARTAPERSVPDS; via the coding sequence ATGAGTGAGACGGAACCCATCACGCAGGGGATCCGCGAGCACCTCGGTCAGTTCTCGTTGCACGTCTTACTGGTGTTCGCGACCGGACTGACGATCGGCTCCGAACGGGCCGTGGTCCCCGTGCTGGGACGCGACGTGCTCGGCGTCGAATCGTTCCTCGTCATCGGATCGTTCGTCGTCTCCTTTGGTTTCGTCAAGGCGCTGCTCAACCTCTATGCCGGAAAGTGGGGCGAGGAGTACGGCCGGAAGCCGGTGCTCGTTCTCGGGTGGGCGACCGCGCTGCCACTGCCGGTTATTCTCGTCTTCGCGCCCAGTTGGGGCTGGATCACCGTCGGTAACGTGCTGCTTGGCATCAATCAGGCGCTGACCTGGAGCATGGCGATCAACGCGAAAATCGATCTCGCGGGCCCGGACCAGCGCGGGCTAGCCGTCGGCATCGACGAGGCGTTCGGCTACACCGGTGTCGCCGTCGGCGCGTGGATTACCGGCGTCATCGCCGGCCGGTCGGGCCTTCGCCCGGAGCCGTTTTACTTCCTCGCCGTGGTCGTCGTGCTCGCGTTCCTCATCTCCATCTTCTTGATCACGGAGACCGTTCAGTACGCCCAGGCCGAGGGTGACGAGGACCACCACGACGCCGACTTGCCGTTCGACGAGGTCCTGAAGCGGGCGACGTACGGCGACAGGACGCTGTTCGCGGCGGCCCAGGCCGGTCACGTCGAGAACTTCGTGGACACGTTGTTCTGGATCGCGGTTCCGCTCTACCTCACGAGCCAGGGGGTCGGAATCGCGACCGTCGGGGTCGTCGTCGGCGTCCACAGCGCGATGTACTTCCTCCAGATCGCGACCGGCGGACTCGCCGATCGGATCGGCCGGCGCCCACCCGTCATCTGGGGCATGTTCCTCGCCGGTGCCGGCGTCCTCGGAATGGTCCTCGTCGACGGGTACCGTCCGTGGGTCGTCCTCGCCGGCGCATCCGGGCTCGGAATGGCGTTGCTCTATCCGAACCTGATGACGGTCCCCAGTGACGCGGCGCATCCGTCGTGGCGCGCGTCGGGGATGGGCGTCTATCGCATGTGGCGCGACGCCGGTTACGGCGTCGGAGCGATTCTGATCGGACTCTCGATGGAGTTCGTGTCCCTCGAAGCTGCGTTCTACGCGACGGCGTTCCTGATGTTTCTCTCGGGCGGAGTCGTCTACGTCTGGATGGAGGAGACGCATCCCGACTTCGGTACGCACGAACCGCCAGCGCCGGCACGAACCGCTCCCGAACGATCGGTACCCGATTCGTAA
- a CDS encoding serine/threonine-protein kinase RIO2, whose amino-acid sequence MVRNVAGLLPELEAEDFYLLSGVEQGMRFSEWVQREKLPKFASLSEEEVDYRLERCLKRGLVEKKTIQYEGYTLQFEGYDALALRALVERDTISEFGSPLGVGKESDVYEVRSYKPLALKYHREGYTNFREVHKERDYTADKEHVSWMYTARKAAEREFGILEELYPDVAVPQPIGQNRHAIVMEKMNGVELSRTRLEDEQVLGVLDLLLSEISRAYARGYVHADMSEYNVFVDAEGVTIFDWPQAVPTDHENADEFLRRDLRNVVGYFRRKYPQHVPEDLESGDLVGSIGDGSFETVSEFV is encoded by the coding sequence ATGGTGCGAAACGTCGCCGGATTGCTTCCGGAACTCGAGGCGGAGGACTTCTATCTCCTCTCGGGGGTCGAACAGGGAATGCGCTTTTCGGAGTGGGTCCAGCGGGAAAAGCTCCCGAAGTTCGCCTCGCTCTCCGAAGAGGAGGTCGACTACCGACTCGAGCGCTGTCTCAAGCGCGGGCTCGTCGAGAAGAAGACGATCCAGTACGAAGGGTACACGCTCCAGTTCGAAGGCTACGACGCGCTGGCGCTCCGCGCGCTCGTCGAGCGGGATACGATCTCGGAATTCGGCTCGCCACTCGGCGTCGGCAAGGAGAGCGACGTCTACGAGGTTCGCTCGTACAAGCCGCTCGCGCTGAAGTACCACCGGGAGGGGTACACGAACTTTCGGGAAGTCCACAAGGAACGGGATTACACCGCCGACAAGGAGCACGTCTCGTGGATGTACACCGCCAGGAAGGCCGCCGAACGCGAATTCGGCATTCTCGAGGAACTGTACCCGGACGTCGCGGTCCCACAGCCGATCGGCCAGAACCGCCACGCGATCGTCATGGAGAAGATGAACGGGGTGGAACTCTCGCGGACGCGACTCGAGGACGAACAGGTACTCGGCGTCCTCGATCTGTTACTATCGGAAATCTCGCGCGCGTACGCGAGGGGGTACGTCCACGCCGATATGAGCGAGTACAACGTCTTCGTCGACGCGGAGGGGGTGACGATATTCGACTGGCCCCAGGCCGTCCCGACCGACCACGAAAACGCCGACGAGTTCCTCCGGCGAGACCTGCGAAACGTCGTGGGCTACTTCCGCCGGAAGTACCCCCAGCACGTTCCCGAGGACCTCGAGAGCGGCGATCTGGTGGGATCGATCGGCGACGGCTCGTTCGAGACGGTTTCCGAGTTCGTCTGA
- the glmS gene encoding methylaspartate mutase subunit S: MTKTVILGVIGSDAHVVGITILDQALSAAGFDVVNLGVQSSQSEFVEAAEANDAEAVLVSSLYGHAKQDCEGFHQRIAEADLDVTTYIGGNLAVGQDDFEETRSFFRKMGFDRVFDSETDPEDAIESLRADLDMRSTEREGQTVSA, from the coding sequence ATGACGAAGACAGTCATCCTCGGTGTGATCGGCTCTGATGCGCACGTCGTCGGGATTACGATCCTGGATCAGGCGCTTTCGGCAGCCGGATTCGACGTCGTCAACCTGGGAGTCCAGAGTTCTCAGTCGGAGTTCGTCGAAGCCGCCGAAGCCAACGACGCCGAGGCTGTACTCGTCTCGTCACTCTACGGCCACGCCAAACAGGACTGTGAGGGCTTTCACCAGCGGATCGCGGAGGCCGACCTCGACGTCACGACCTACATCGGAGGCAACCTCGCCGTCGGCCAGGACGACTTCGAGGAGACGCGATCGTTCTTCCGCAAGATGGGATTCGACCGGGTCTTCGACTCGGAGACCGATCCCGAGGACGCCATCGAGTCCCTGCGGGCGGATCTCGACATGCGCTCGACCGAGCGAGAGGGACAGACCGTCTCAGCCTGA
- a CDS encoding DUF6114 domain-containing protein: MEIQDSQNDSGAVPDRAKRRWDRFNEWRSQRPFLGGVLLCLAGLLITWVPMQILPDLFFIGGQMAGFLTIGAMFGVFVFLTGVYALYKPEHSHTIGVIGVVLSIFSLFGSLGGLFIGMLLGILGGNLCIAWKPDDVVDDAVAEPSKVDRAIARIHERVERTAEKTSARFREGVETDKGRSGDE; encoded by the coding sequence ATGGAAATCCAAGATAGCCAGAACGACTCCGGAGCCGTTCCCGATCGGGCCAAAAGGCGATGGGACCGGTTCAACGAATGGCGGTCGCAGCGCCCGTTTCTGGGCGGCGTCTTGCTCTGTCTGGCCGGTCTGCTCATCACCTGGGTCCCGATGCAGATCCTGCCCGACCTCTTCTTCATCGGCGGCCAGATGGCAGGCTTTCTCACCATCGGAGCCATGTTCGGCGTGTTCGTCTTCCTGACGGGCGTGTACGCGCTGTACAAGCCAGAACACTCTCACACGATCGGCGTCATCGGTGTGGTCCTCTCGATCTTCTCGCTGTTCGGATCGCTTGGGGGGTTGTTCATAGGGATGCTGCTCGGCATCCTCGGCGGCAATCTCTGCATCGCGTGGAAACCCGACGACGTCGTCGACGACGCTGTGGCGGAACCGAGCAAGGTCGACAGAGCGATCGCGCGAATTCACGAACGCGTCGAACGTACTGCCGAGAAAACGAGCGCACGTTTCCGCGAGGGCGTCGAAACCGACAAAGGACGGAGCGGCGACGAATGA
- a CDS encoding phosphoribosyltransferase family protein — MNRAEKAALQLRAVDVLRMLKETRTYDELADTTGLPAGDLNRYVNGHVLPGTERAREVVDELGREALAGELDARIRVDHEGYVDNSATVFDQPFLDLAASVVANGFDFERPDVVLTAATDGITLAAALASYYGVRCAYAKKRKETAVEEFIEARQRLQSGIELTYYLPASAIDPGESVLVVDDLIRSGETQELLLDIVHTADADVAGVFALIAAGEDGIGRARERTDAPVGALTTV; from the coding sequence ATGAACAGAGCCGAGAAAGCAGCCCTCCAGCTGCGGGCCGTCGACGTGTTGCGGATGTTGAAGGAGACCCGAACCTACGACGAACTCGCGGATACCACGGGGCTCCCGGCTGGCGATCTCAATCGGTACGTCAACGGACACGTCCTTCCGGGTACCGAGCGCGCGCGAGAAGTCGTCGACGAACTCGGCCGGGAGGCGTTGGCTGGGGAACTCGATGCGCGAATCCGCGTCGATCACGAGGGATACGTCGACAACTCCGCGACCGTCTTCGATCAACCGTTTCTCGATCTCGCGGCGTCGGTCGTGGCCAACGGCTTCGATTTCGAGCGCCCGGACGTCGTCCTGACCGCCGCGACGGACGGGATCACGCTCGCCGCGGCACTCGCGAGCTACTACGGCGTCCGGTGTGCCTACGCGAAAAAGCGAAAGGAAACCGCCGTCGAGGAGTTCATCGAGGCGCGCCAGCGTCTCCAGTCGGGTATCGAACTCACGTACTATCTGCCCGCGTCCGCAATCGATCCGGGCGAATCGGTCCTCGTGGTCGACGACCTCATTCGGTCGGGCGAAACCCAGGAACTCCTCTTAGACATCGTCCACACCGCCGATGCGGACGTGGCGGGCGTCTTCGCACTCATCGCGGCCGGCGAAGACGGCATCGGCCGCGCGCGCGAGCGAACCGACGCACCGGTCGGTGCGCTGACGACCGTCTGA
- a CDS encoding deoxyribonuclease IV codes for MKVGAHVSISGSRVSSDEATPPYDDVRNAIPRQLAFGGNCGQIFTTSPQVWAQPEISDEAAEGFRKETEEALEGPWVIHSSYLVNLCTPKADLRRKSKESMQAELDAAETLRIPYVNVHLGAHTGAGVEGGLKNAASVIDDLDVPDDVAILIESDAGSGTKLGGEFEHLAGIIDRTETDIGVCIDTAHTLVAGNDLTTPDAVDETVGRFDDVVGLEHLEYIHLNDSKHDVGTHKDEHAHIGEGYIGEDGMRAIVNHPNLRDLPFALETPTEDGRGFAWNIQKVKELRECP; via the coding sequence ATGAAGGTCGGCGCACACGTTTCGATCTCCGGTTCGCGCGTTTCCTCCGACGAGGCAACGCCGCCGTACGACGACGTTCGCAACGCGATCCCCCGCCAGCTCGCGTTCGGGGGCAACTGCGGGCAGATCTTCACGACCTCGCCGCAGGTCTGGGCCCAGCCCGAAATCAGCGACGAGGCCGCCGAGGGCTTTCGGAAGGAGACCGAGGAGGCCCTCGAGGGACCGTGGGTGATCCACTCGTCGTACCTCGTGAATCTCTGTACGCCCAAAGCGGATCTCCGCCGGAAATCGAAAGAGAGCATGCAGGCGGAACTCGACGCCGCCGAAACGCTCAGAATTCCGTACGTCAACGTCCACCTCGGCGCACATACCGGTGCCGGCGTCGAGGGCGGTCTCAAGAACGCCGCGAGCGTCATCGACGACCTCGACGTTCCCGACGACGTCGCGATTCTCATCGAATCCGACGCGGGCAGCGGGACGAAACTGGGCGGCGAGTTCGAACACCTCGCGGGGATCATCGATCGCACCGAGACCGACATCGGCGTGTGCATCGATACCGCCCACACCCTCGTCGCGGGGAACGATCTCACGACGCCCGACGCGGTCGACGAGACCGTCGGCCGCTTCGACGACGTCGTCGGCCTCGAGCACCTCGAGTACATCCACCTCAACGACTCGAAACACGACGTTGGTACCCACAAGGACGAACACGCGCACATCGGCGAGGGCTACATCGGTGAGGACGGCATGCGCGCGATCGTAAACCACCCCAACCTGCGGGACCTGCCGTTCGCGCTCGAGACCCCGACAGAGGACGGCCGGGGATTCGCGTGGAACATCCAGAAAGTCAAAGAACTCCGCGAGTGCCCCTAG
- a CDS encoding universal stress protein, with amino-acid sequence MTRHVLVAVDDSAQSAEALEFACTEYPDATITGLHVLDPGDFYAVGGIEGTTMANYEEVQSHYEERAEEILQDARERAAEHDVEIDTDHVIGGISRSIVEYADDRDVDHIIIGSHGRMGASRILLGSVAETVARRSPVPVTIVR; translated from the coding sequence ATGACACGACACGTCTTAGTGGCGGTGGACGATTCGGCGCAGTCGGCTGAGGCCCTCGAGTTCGCCTGCACGGAGTATCCTGACGCGACGATCACCGGGTTGCACGTCCTCGATCCGGGTGACTTCTACGCAGTCGGCGGCATCGAGGGGACGACGATGGCAAACTACGAGGAAGTACAGAGCCACTACGAGGAGCGAGCCGAGGAGATCCTCCAGGATGCGCGTGAACGAGCGGCCGAGCACGACGTCGAGATCGACACGGATCACGTCATCGGCGGCATCTCGCGGTCGATCGTCGAGTACGCCGACGATCGGGACGTCGATCACATCATCATCGGCAGTCACGGACGAATGGGTGCGAGCCGAATTCTCCTGGGCAGCGTCGCCGAGACCGTCGCCCGTCGATCGCCGGTTCCGGTGACGATCGTCCGCTAA
- a CDS encoding helix-turn-helix domain-containing protein: protein MSLHEASFRVKHDCPYREISERHPALTIREWYLNDCQVLEIVSPEAPTDDLLEEIGELGTILHESIDESGLHVVTQSCLCSLEDSLIERFEEYNCLYQPPTIHRQGWEHYTVIAFDETDARALLRELEGDRDIDVLSKTAITDQEIPHSMLAPVDRLFDEITERQLAALRLALESGYYEQPRKTTLRELADVTSVARSTYEEHLRKAENKLLTNAGEFLRLVTATSSNPLRVDQAGTAEQWAD from the coding sequence ATGAGCTTACACGAGGCCTCGTTCCGGGTGAAACACGACTGCCCGTATCGCGAGATTTCGGAACGCCATCCGGCTCTCACGATACGAGAGTGGTACCTGAACGATTGCCAGGTCCTCGAAATCGTTTCCCCGGAAGCGCCGACGGACGACCTGCTCGAGGAAATCGGCGAACTGGGAACGATCCTTCACGAGTCGATCGACGAGTCCGGGCTTCACGTCGTGACGCAGTCCTGTCTCTGCTCGCTCGAAGATTCGCTCATCGAGCGGTTCGAGGAGTACAACTGCCTGTACCAACCGCCGACGATCCACCGCCAGGGCTGGGAGCATTACACGGTGATCGCGTTCGACGAAACGGACGCTCGAGCGTTGCTTCGAGAGCTGGAGGGTGATCGAGACATCGACGTGCTGTCGAAAACCGCGATCACAGACCAGGAGATCCCACACAGTATGTTAGCCCCGGTCGACCGACTGTTCGACGAGATCACCGAGCGACAGCTGGCGGCGCTGCGGCTGGCACTCGAGAGCGGGTATTACGAGCAGCCGCGGAAAACGACGCTCCGCGAACTGGCCGACGTGACGTCGGTTGCTCGCTCCACGTACGAAGAACATCTTCGAAAAGCGGAGAACAAACTTCTCACGAACGCGGGCGAATTCTTGCGGTTGGTCACCGCGACGTCGTCGAACCCCTTGCGGGTCGACCAGGCCGGCACGGCCGAGCAGTGGGCCGACTGA
- a CDS encoding HAD family hydrolase, whose protein sequence is MTRTEYIDQVTAYDTVVFDNDGVLVTPPAYETQAEATRDAFREVGAADVARHHLDAIVTGVTIDGLRDICATYDLDAETFWEARERHDERSQIDKFEAGARDCYDDVGCLTDLSQNCGVVSNNHHSTLEFVLDRFELRPLFGTYYGREKTIESLRLKKPNPHYLERAFADLEAESALYVGDSESDVLAAERADIDSVFVRRSHCRDADLDVTPTYDVTTLRDVVRIANGQPSGDAPSG, encoded by the coding sequence ATGACGAGGACGGAATACATCGACCAAGTGACAGCGTACGATACGGTCGTCTTCGACAACGATGGGGTCCTCGTCACCCCACCCGCCTACGAAACGCAGGCAGAGGCGACGCGGGACGCGTTTCGGGAGGTGGGAGCCGCCGATGTCGCCCGACACCATCTCGATGCGATCGTGACCGGGGTGACTATCGACGGTCTTCGGGACATCTGTGCGACCTACGACCTCGATGCCGAAACGTTCTGGGAGGCGCGCGAGCGCCACGACGAACGGTCCCAGATCGACAAATTCGAAGCCGGTGCTCGAGATTGCTACGACGACGTCGGCTGTCTCACCGACCTCTCTCAGAACTGCGGGGTGGTGAGCAACAACCACCACAGTACGCTCGAGTTCGTTCTCGACCGGTTCGAACTGAGGCCGCTGTTCGGTACCTACTACGGTCGCGAGAAAACGATCGAGAGCCTCCGGCTGAAGAAGCCGAATCCACACTATCTCGAGCGGGCGTTCGCCGACCTCGAGGCCGAGTCGGCGCTCTACGTCGGCGACAGCGAATCCGACGTACTCGCCGCCGAGCGGGCCGATATCGATTCGGTGTTCGTCCGTCGGTCGCACTGTCGTGACGCGGATCTCGACGTGACGCCGACCTACGACGTGACGACGCTACGCGACGTCGTGCGGATCGCGAACGGGCAGCCGAGCGGCGACGCTCCGAGCGGCTAA
- a CDS encoding lipoate--protein ligase family protein — protein MTALADRDWRLIRDAPRDGATQMAIEEIAAKTALEDDLRTVRVYSWEPSTLSLGYRQDSATVDWDFCEREGIDVTRRQTGGGGIYHDRDADLSYTIVAPADEVPGNLMDCYELFCDPILEALDRMGVDAAFASTEQDAIYHPSCYLRDINPAHDIVAAGTDDRAKKISGNAQYRQRDVVIQHGSISYDTAPRAHVGVFDADVDESTFTDRVTSIRDEAGIDRDEAVDSVASALQDWCDADESTWRDGELEAARRLADRKFGTDAWVRDREVLEAGDN, from the coding sequence ATGACGGCACTGGCCGACCGGGACTGGCGGCTGATCCGAGACGCCCCTCGAGACGGTGCGACTCAGATGGCGATCGAGGAAATCGCCGCGAAAACGGCGCTCGAAGACGACCTGCGAACGGTCCGGGTCTACTCGTGGGAGCCGAGTACGCTCTCGCTCGGGTACCGCCAGGACTCGGCGACGGTCGACTGGGATTTCTGCGAGCGCGAGGGTATCGACGTAACGCGCCGACAGACCGGCGGCGGCGGGATCTATCACGACCGCGATGCGGACCTCTCCTACACCATCGTCGCACCCGCCGACGAAGTCCCCGGGAACCTAATGGACTGTTACGAACTGTTCTGCGACCCGATCCTCGAGGCGCTCGATCGAATGGGCGTCGACGCCGCCTTCGCCTCGACCGAGCAGGACGCGATCTATCACCCCTCGTGTTACCTGCGGGATATCAACCCGGCCCACGACATCGTCGCGGCGGGGACGGACGACCGGGCGAAGAAGATCAGCGGCAACGCGCAGTACCGCCAGCGCGACGTCGTCATCCAGCACGGCTCGATCAGCTACGACACGGCGCCCCGAGCCCACGTCGGCGTCTTCGATGCCGACGTCGACGAGTCGACGTTCACCGATCGGGTGACGAGCATACGCGACGAGGCGGGGATCGACCGCGACGAGGCCGTCGACTCGGTCGCGAGCGCGCTGCAGGACTGGTGCGACGCCGACGAGTCGACCTGGCGGGACGGCGAACTCGAGGCGGCCCGGCGACTCGCCGATCGAAAGTTCGGCACCGACGCGTGGGTCCGCGACCGGGAGGTACTCGAGGCGGGCGATAACTGA
- a CDS encoding DUF6230 family protein, producing MYNRKRLVGGTGASFLVVALVGLVVLSSGTAYAAPLAAGSGFTVEADEIRSDEFLLYPGAGQNDAGQTPVVVVEQRGVEIDGLVLTREQEVPMMDGTMEIKFTASETVKADQQFIKLTGMEAKSAEFNGQVINAQPSDNPEQQFQQTAGENADPEQGYLTNISGEAPGTVQKDVKIDMAYLASNEITLPGLDVSVDYNSGGTDDSGNTDESSSSNESSK from the coding sequence ATGTACAATAGAAAGCGATTGGTGGGCGGAACCGGTGCATCGTTTCTGGTCGTCGCGTTAGTCGGACTCGTCGTTCTCTCGTCGGGAACGGCCTACGCTGCGCCGCTGGCGGCCGGCAGCGGGTTCACCGTCGAGGCCGACGAAATCAGATCCGACGAGTTCCTCCTCTACCCGGGCGCCGGACAGAACGACGCTGGGCAGACGCCGGTCGTCGTCGTCGAGCAACGCGGCGTCGAGATCGACGGGCTGGTTTTGACGAGAGAGCAGGAAGTGCCGATGATGGACGGCACGATGGAGATCAAGTTCACCGCCTCCGAGACAGTCAAGGCGGACCAACAGTTCATCAAACTCACCGGAATGGAAGCGAAGAGCGCGGAGTTCAACGGACAGGTCATCAACGCCCAACCCAGCGACAATCCGGAACAGCAGTTCCAGCAGACAGCCGGTGAGAACGCCGACCCTGAACAGGGATACCTCACCAACATCAGCGGCGAAGCGCCCGGAACGGTGCAGAAAGACGTCAAGATCGATATGGCGTACCTCGCCTCGAACGAGATTACCCTCCCCGGACTCGACGTCAGCGTGGATTACAACTCCGGCGGCACTGACGATTCCGGAAACACTGACGAATCCAGTAGTTCCAACGAATCCAGCAAGTGA